A single Mangrovimonas sp. YM274 DNA region contains:
- a CDS encoding pyruvate kinase: MGTKDLQAMIQELDAILEKMHLDGQTFLERLEEIHSNHQKSALNLVNYLSLRSFDLRNLQYALGVLGMSRLARAEAHTEASVKITRFYLSKLLDAPSKWPEKYTVSIEESDKILAKNTELLFGEPPRNRKQRIMVTMPGFTANDPEFVKQMIEKGMKIARINCAHDSQNDWLHIIEHIKAADIELGKRTIIAMDIGGPKIRTGEMEKAIVLKEGDTLLLSKTPMMAKKNKKGKEPCMVSCTLPEVFSYIKEGDRVYFDDGAIKGTVSKLIKEGAEIKIVRASEKGSKLKPDKGINFPDSNLNIRGLTHTDKENLKFIAQYADIVNFSFVNTVEDVKEMHHYLEELGVLETLGIIYKIETQGAYNQLSAILLEAMKAPKVGVMIARGDLAIETSWENMGYIQKEMLALCNACHIPIVWATQVLENLAKKGLPSRSEITDAVTATKAECIMLNKGPHILRAIDMLDQIIQHMEPYQDKNAPLLPKLRKLK, translated from the coding sequence ATGGGGACTAAAGACCTGCAAGCAATGATTCAAGAATTGGATGCAATCCTTGAAAAAATGCACCTTGACGGACAAACTTTTTTGGAAAGATTGGAGGAGATACATTCCAATCATCAAAAAAGTGCCTTGAATTTAGTCAATTATCTTTCTTTAAGATCTTTTGATTTACGGAATCTGCAATACGCCTTGGGCGTGTTAGGGATGTCGCGTTTGGCAAGGGCAGAAGCCCATACAGAGGCCAGTGTAAAAATCACCCGTTTTTATTTGTCTAAATTATTGGATGCCCCTAGTAAATGGCCAGAGAAATACACGGTTTCAATTGAAGAAAGCGACAAGATTCTAGCAAAAAACACTGAACTTTTATTTGGGGAGCCTCCTCGAAACAGAAAGCAACGTATAATGGTTACCATGCCTGGATTTACTGCTAATGATCCTGAATTTGTCAAGCAGATGATTGAAAAAGGTATGAAGATTGCCAGAATTAATTGTGCCCATGATTCACAGAACGATTGGCTGCATATCATAGAACATATTAAAGCAGCTGATATCGAGTTGGGCAAACGCACCATTATAGCTATGGATATAGGCGGACCAAAAATCCGTACGGGTGAAATGGAAAAGGCCATTGTTTTAAAGGAAGGCGATACGTTGCTGTTGTCCAAAACCCCAATGATGGCCAAAAAAAATAAAAAGGGAAAAGAGCCTTGTATGGTATCCTGTACCTTGCCAGAGGTGTTTTCATATATAAAAGAAGGTGATAGGGTTTATTTTGATGATGGTGCAATAAAAGGAACTGTTTCAAAATTAATTAAAGAAGGCGCTGAAATTAAAATTGTAAGGGCCAGCGAAAAAGGTTCGAAGTTAAAACCGGATAAAGGCATTAATTTTCCGGATTCCAATTTGAATATTCGTGGCTTAACCCATACCGATAAAGAGAATTTAAAGTTTATTGCCCAATATGCCGATATAGTAAATTTTTCATTTGTCAACACCGTTGAGGATGTTAAGGAAATGCACCACTATTTGGAAGAATTAGGGGTTTTAGAAACTCTTGGTATTATATATAAAATAGAAACTCAGGGAGCCTACAACCAGCTAAGTGCTATTCTTTTGGAAGCCATGAAAGCTCCTAAAGTAGGGGTGATGATTGCTCGAGGTGATTTAGCTATTGAAACTAGTTGGGAAAACATGGGGTATATTCAAAAGGAGATGTTGGCTCTTTGCAATGCTTGTCATATCCCTATAGTTTGGGCCACACAGGTACTTGAGAATTTGGCTAAAAAAGGCTTGCCCAGCCGTTCCGAAATTACCGATGCCGTTACCGCAACAAAAGCAGAATGTATCATGTTGAACAAAGGCCCGCACATATTACGAGCCATTGATATGTTGGATCAAATTATTCAGCATATGGAACCTTATCAAGATAAAAATGCACCTCTGTTACCTAAGCTAAGGAAATTGAAATAA